The Geothrix oryzae DNA window ATCCAAGCTGGCGGCCGGGGAGGCTGCCACCGAGGTGCTCTCCGAGCTGCATGCCACCCTGGGCGAAGTCGAGGACGCCCGCGTTCAATTCAAGGCCGTGAAGCGGGGCGACCTGGCTGCGGGCGAAGTAGACCTGTTCTAGAAAAGGAACCGAGCCATGCCCGGATGCATTCTGACCGTCGATGACTCCAGCACCATGCGCCAGATGATCAGCTTCACCCTGAGGGGGGCCCAGTTCGAGGTCCTCGAGGCGGGGGACGGCGTGGAGGCCCTGGAAGTGGCCCAGGGGAAGAAGCTGTCCCTGGTCATCACCGATGTGAACATGCCGCGCATGGACGGCATCACGCTGGTGCAGCGGATGCGCGCCCTGCCGGAGTTCAGGTTCACGCCCATCCTGGTGCTCACCACCGAATCTGGCCCGGACATGAAGCAGAAGGGTAAAGAGGCGGGAGCCACGGGCTGGATCGTGAAGCCCTTCAGCCCCGAGAAACTCCTCGATGTCGTCAACAAGGTCATCTGAGGTCCCCCATGTCCGATCCGATGGCTCAATTCCGCACGGCCTTCTTTGAGGAGGCGACCGAACTGGCGGACGGCATGGAAGCCACCCTGCTGTCCCTGGACCTGGAGACCGTGGAGACGGAGGACCTGCACACGCTGTTCCGGGCGGCGCATTCCATCAAGGGCAACGCGGGCACCTTCGGGTTTCCCGCCGTGGCCGCCTTCACGCACCAGCTGGAGAACACCCTGGAGCCCGTGCGTCAGGGCTCCCGGGCCATGACCGCCGAGCTGCGCGAGCTGCTACTGCAGGGCGTGGACCTCATCCGCAGCCACCTGCACCACGCCCGACTGGAGGAGGCCCTTCCGGCCAAGGACCAGTTGGCCCAGGAGGCCCTGGTCGCCAAGCTCCAGGCCGGCCCTGCCCTGCCCGCCGCGCCGGCGCCCGCGACACCCCTGGCATCCAGGAGCGGCACCGGCTACGCCATCCGCTTCGAGGCCCCGGTGGATTCGTTCCGCCGCGGTGTGAACCTGGAGCGGCTGTTCCGGGATCTGGGCAAGCTCGGCACCCTGCGCGCCTGGCTGGACACGGCGCGGCTTCCGGCCTTCGACCAGCTGGAACCCGAGGACTGCCACCTGGCCTGGGACCTGCGTCTCGAGTCGGCCTGCCCGCAGGCGAGCGTGGAGGAGGTCTTCGAATTCGTGGCGGAAGGCGAGAACCTGCACATCCAGCCCCTGCCACCCGAGCATGTCGTGCCGCCCCTGGGCGAGATCCTCCAGGTGGAAGCCGGCGTCAGCCCCAAGGACATCCGCGACGCCCTCTCCCAGCAGAAGCACCTGGGCGAGCTGCTGGTGGAGGCGGGCAAGGTGAAGCCCGAGGCCGTCAGCAAGGCCCTGGACCAGCAGCAGAAGAAGCGGAGCCAGGCCGAGGCCTCCACGGTGCGGGTGGCCACGGACAAGATCGACCGCCTGGTGAACCTGGTGGGCGAGCTGGTCATCACCCAGGCCATGCTGGCCCAGGCCTCGCAGCTGGCCCACACGCCCGCGGGCGAGGAGCGGATGAGCGCGGCCCTGCTGCAGCTGGACCGCCAGACCCGCGAGCTGCAGGAGCGGGTCATGGGCATCCGCATGGTCCCCGTGGACATGGTGTTCTCGCGCTTCCCGCGCATGGTCCACGAGCTGGGCAA harbors:
- a CDS encoding response regulator is translated as MPGCILTVDDSSTMRQMISFTLRGAQFEVLEAGDGVEALEVAQGKKLSLVITDVNMPRMDGITLVQRMRALPEFRFTPILVLTTESGPDMKQKGKEAGATGWIVKPFSPEKLLDVVNKVI
- a CDS encoding chemotaxis protein CheA, producing MSDPMAQFRTAFFEEATELADGMEATLLSLDLETVETEDLHTLFRAAHSIKGNAGTFGFPAVAAFTHQLENTLEPVRQGSRAMTAELRELLLQGVDLIRSHLHHARLEEALPAKDQLAQEALVAKLQAGPALPAAPAPATPLASRSGTGYAIRFEAPVDSFRRGVNLERLFRDLGKLGTLRAWLDTARLPAFDQLEPEDCHLAWDLRLESACPQASVEEVFEFVAEGENLHIQPLPPEHVVPPLGEILQVEAGVSPKDIRDALSQQKHLGELLVEAGKVKPEAVSKALDQQQKKRSQAEASTVRVATDKIDRLVNLVGELVITQAMLAQASQLAHTPAGEERMSAALLQLDRQTRELQERVMGIRMVPVDMVFSRFPRMVHELGKQLGKEVELVMEGQATELDKTFIEMLVDPLTHLVRNAVDHGMEEKEARHASGKPAVGTIALRAASRGGHIHIEVKDDGRGLDRDRIFAKAVERGLLPAGNRPPDEELNLLIFEPGFSTVEQVSDLSGRGVGMDVVRQNVRALGGRIEVESQVGRGTTIRLVLPLTLAILDGLTVRVGEETFVFPLASVLESFQRQASDIQTVKGDREVISLRGEFIPVVRLQRLMEGGAADGAIGRTLLVLVESEGRRAAMAVDELLGQQQVVIKSLETHYRRVEGISGATILGDGRVALILDVPGLLRMEASAAVPTTVEA